The Rhodobacter sp. genome segment TTGCGCGGTAGGACCACCAAGAATACAGGAGCCCGTCAGGAATGTCCTGGCGGGTCACGTCGACCCAGCCCGCGGCGGTGCGGGTGTCCTCGAACAAGGCGACCTCGACCGGGGTGTGGCTGACGACCTTGAGAAGGGCCTTGTGGTTCCAGACGTCATCCGCGCGCGGGGCGATGTTCAGGTCGCCCACCAGGATCGCCTTTTCCGGTCGGTCGGCGCGGAAGCGATCGCGCATCTCGGCCATGAAATCCAGCTTGTGGCCGAATTTCTCGTTCGCCTCGCGGTCGGGGATGTCGCCGCCGGCGGGCACATAGCAATTGTGGATCGTCACCCCATTGTCCAGCGTGGCCGCGACATGGCGCGCGTCGCCCTTGCCGACCCAGTCGATATGGCCCGCGTCCCTGAGCGGCAGGCGCGACAGGATGGCGACGCCGTTGTAGCCCTTTTGCCCGCGCGCGACCATGTGGCCGTAGCCAAGCGCGGCGAAATCCCCGAGCGGGATCTGATCCACCGGGCTCTTGCATTCCTGAAGGCAGAGCACGTCGGGCGCCTGTTCGGACAGGAATTTTTGAACCAGCGGGCTACGCAAGCGGACGGAATTGATGTTCCAGGTGGCGAGGGTGAAGGGCATGGCGGGATCTCCTGACGCCGCAAAGACCTACACGCCGCCGACCTGTTTAGAAACCCGTTTCCTGCGCCCGAGGTGACCATGCGCCCGATCCTGCCGTTGCTCGTATTCCTGATGCTTGCCCCTGCCGCCCGCGCCGAGGGGGTTCTTCTGACCCGCGCCGGCCGGACCGAGACCCTGCGCGTCGCCCCGCAGACGCTGGGCAACCGATCGTCGTGGGATGGCGACCCGGCGTCGCTGACCTTCGCCTTTGACGCGACGGGGCGCGACGGGGTCTACGGGCTGACCGTGTCGCTGAGCGGCGGGCGCGCGACCTCGGTGATCCTGTGGCTGCCCGAGGGTCGCTATCTGGCCATGGAGGCGCTGGAGACCCGGCTGTCGCCGGTGCAGATTGACGGCCCTGCGCTGCACGTTGCCGGACACACCGTCGCGCGCGATGACGCCTTGCGGCTGGAATTCGACCTGGTGCTGCCGACGATTGATTTTGCGCCCACCCCGGGCCCCGGGCCCGACCCGCAGGAC includes the following:
- a CDS encoding exodeoxyribonuclease III — its product is MPFTLATWNINSVRLRSPLVQKFLSEQAPDVLCLQECKSPVDQIPLGDFAALGYGHMVARGQKGYNGVAILSRLPLRDAGHIDWVGKGDARHVAATLDNGVTIHNCYVPAGGDIPDREANEKFGHKLDFMAEMRDRFRADRPEKAILVGDLNIAPRADDVWNHKALLKVVSHTPVEVALFEDTRTAAGWVDVTRQDIPDGLLYSWWSYRAKDWDTADKGRRLDHIWASPDIANAAHASRILRAARGWDQPSDHAPVLAQFDL